gaggaagaggaagaggaagaagaaggggAGGAGGTAGAAATagtggaagagaaagaaaaagaggTAGAGAACattgaagcttcaagaaaatcGAAGAGAGTAAAAATGGAGCCAATAGATATAGTATCAGATACTGAGGAAGAGAGGGGTGATCCATCAGGTGGCTCCAAAGATAGGGGAAATTCATGCTATCCATATTTAGGTAACCTTGACCTCTTTATACATTTGGTCTATTTGATTGTTTTCAGTTTATCTATTCATCCATGAGATCGATGACAGACATAATGTGACCAAATGATGCATATAAATCATACCGGCTAATTGGGGTTAAGTCTTAATTGTTGTTGTACTTGTACTTAATATTGCCATTTCTGgacaactttaaaaaaaaatcagcctGGTTAAAGACTAGTATATCATTGTGACTCTCAAGTATGAGATTGCCTTTGAGTCCCTCCCTGAAGCCCTTCTTACCTCTTTGTTTGCCTCTTCTGATTTCATCACGAAAGGAGGTAAATCTGATGCCAAAGCAGATAATATGCTTGGCATGAAGAAGAAAGCTCCAGAGACTAAGAAAGCGAATGAAGTAAAAATGGAGGCAGTAATTTTATTAGATTCTGAGGAAGAGAGGGTTGGTCAATCCAGTGGCTCCAAAGATGGGGGAAATCCATGCTATTCACATCCAGGTAAGGTCCACCACtttatatatttggtatatttaaTTGTTTTCAGTTTATCTATGGATGCACTAGAACCTATGGTAGACAAAATGAAGCCAAATGATGCTTATAGATCATAACAACTACTTGGGGTTAATTTTTAACTGCTGTTGTTTCTTGTATTAAGTTTGCTATTTCAGTATGACTTAAAAACACTCTTTAGCCTAGTTAAAGACTCGTATATCATTGTGACTATTAAGTATGAAGTTGCCTTGAGTCCCTCCCCAATGCCCTTGTTGTCCCTTCCTTTTCAGCCCACACTCACCTTACCACCATACAACGAAGCTAGGGAATATATCTTTGTTTTTCTCCCTCTCATTCACTTTATCAATCCTGGAGGTTTCATCATGATAGGTGGTAAATCCGATGCCAGAGCTGATAACATGCTCAGTGTGAAGAAGAAAGCTCCCGAGACTAAAGAAGCGAAGAAAGTCTTAACGGAGCTAGTAAAATTATCAGATTCTGAGGAAGAAAACGTTGATCCATCCCATGGATGCAAAGATTGGGGAAATCCATGCTATTCACATCCAGGTAACATCGACCCCTTTCTTGGTATATTTAATTGTTTTCAGTTTATCTATGGATGCACAAAATCGCTGAGACACAAAGAAACAGAAATGATGCATATTAGATCAGACCGAATAATTGGGGTTAACTCCTAATTGCTCGTCCTTGTATTAAGTCTGCTAGTTCTATAAAACTTATTAAAGGACTCTTTTAGCATAGTTAAAGACTTGTATATCATCGTGACTATAAGTATGAGATTGCATTGGAGTCCCTCCCCAAAGACCTTTTTATCCCTCCCCCTTCAGCCCATACTCACCTCCTGACAATGAAGGTAGGGCATatctttttgtttttctcctatCGTTCATTTTCTCAACCCTGGAGATCTCATCATGATAGGAGGTAAATCTGTTGCCAAACCTGATAACATGCTTGGCATGAAAAAAGCTCCCGAGTCTAAAGAAGCAAAGAAGGCTACCAAGGATCCTAACAAACCTAAGAGGCCACCTGCAAGTGCTTTCTATGAAAAACGAGGACGGAAATCTGCCAAGGATCCTAACAAACCCAAGAGGCCTGCAGGTGCTTTCCTCCTTTTCATGGAGGAGTTCAGGAAGCAGTTCAAGGAGGAGCATCCATGCAATAGAACTGTGGCCACTGAAGGTATAGCTGGCGGAGGCAAGTGGAAACAGTTGTCAAATGCTGAAAAAGCTCCTTACATGGCTGAGGCAAAGAAAAGGATGGCGGAATATCATAAGAACAAGGATGCTTATAACAAGCGAGTAGCTGCTGGATCTTCCGGAGAAGAGGAATCTTACAAGTCAATGTCCGAGGTTgatgaggaagatggggatgatGATTGAAGAAGTTTTTAGCGGATGAAGCAATTGGTGAGGAAGTTCGTGTAATATCTTCTATACATGGCCTCTTCTTTTCACCGTATAAATCTTGCAATTTATTTGCTTTTATTTTTAGGGGTTAAAGATTAATTCAGAGCAGCTTCATGTAAAGCTCAATAGTTTATGTACAATTTACTTTGATGCTGCCTAATCCTAATTCAGCTAGGTGTTTGTCCTTTTGGCTAGTTTGTTGGTAAGATATCTTTGTTATTGATATATATGCTTCCTATTGTAGTTGGGATAGTTTCTGTTCTACCTTTCTCTATAAGGGTTTTGGGGCCCAAAGAAAGAATTTGTGATCCTTAATTTGCCTTAAGGACTGAATCATTTAGTACTGTAACAAATTGCTTGTGTCCCTATATGGCGAAATGGATATAAGGATTTCAAATGACTGGTTCGACTAGTTATGTAGTATGCATTTGATTGGTTGTTGTCTAACTAGATGTTTGAGTAAGTCCTTGTTGCATTTTGATGTCACCTTTGTATGGAAGCTTAGTAGCTTCTTGTTTCTGTTACTACTAAGCAAAGATGCAGAGACGTAGTGTGAAAGTTCAGCTGCAAAGGAAACAATGAAAAGGTTTGGACTGGAATTCTTTTGTGATTCATGATTTGAATCTATGTAGAGTTCGTGCAGAAATCTACTTTAGTATCTCAGGTATTCAACTATTCATGATGAATTAAAACAGATATAATAGGCTCAATCTTCACATCTATCATTGCTTTGATCCCTTCAACAAGTTCTTGATATCAGAAAAACGTTGACAGGCAGTTTTAGCATATTAATATTGCAACCTTCAAGCAAAATT
Above is a genomic segment from Lycium barbarum isolate Lr01 chromosome 12, ASM1917538v2, whole genome shotgun sequence containing:
- the LOC132622629 gene encoding high mobility group B protein 2-like, encoding MLGMKKKAPETKKANEVKMEAVILLDSEEERVGQSSGSKDGGNPCYSHPGGKSDARADNMLSVKKKAPETKEAKKVLTELVKLSDSEEENVDPSHGCKDWGNPCYSHPGGKSVAKPDNMLGMKKAPESKEAKKATKDPNKPKRPPASAFYEKRGRKSAKDPNKPKRPAGAFLLFMEEFRKQFKEEHPCNRTVATEGIAGGGKWKQLSNAEKAPYMAEAKKRMAEYHKNKDAYNKRVAAGSSGEEESYKSMSEVDEEDGDDD